In Brachypodium distachyon strain Bd21 chromosome 2, Brachypodium_distachyon_v3.0, whole genome shotgun sequence, one genomic interval encodes:
- the LOC100838901 gene encoding transcription initiation factor TFIID subunit 11 has protein sequence MKDPFEAAVEEQESPPDSPAQPEEDAAAEAPHAISEDYDGGAASGGPRAPPPRPQPSSHAGPSTSVAPALPRTKVRHQKEQDDDDDEEDHMEVDLDKLPSGTSDPDKLAKMNALLSQFTEDQMNRYESFRRSGFQKSNMKKLLASITGSQKISMPTTIVVSGIAKMFVGEVIETARIVMTERKDSGPIRPCHIREAYRRLKLEGKIPKRSVPRLFR, from the exons ATGAAGGATCCCTTTGAGGCGGCCGTCGAGGAGCAGGAGTCGCCGCCGGACTCGCCGGCGCAGCCcgaggaggacgccgccgcagAGGCACCCCACGCGATCTCCGAGGATTATGACGGCGGCGCAGCCTCCGGTGGCccgcgcgccccgccgccgcggccgcagcCTTCGTCGCATGCCGGGCCCTCCACCTCGGTCGCCCCGGCCTTGCCTAGGACCAAGGTCCGGCACCAGAAGGAGCaagatgacgacgacgacgaggaagaccaCATGGAGGTTGACCTCGACAAGCTGCCCTCCGGCACCAGCGACCCCGACAAGCTTGCCAAGATGAA TGCTCTACTGTCCCAATTTACTGAAGACCAGATGAACCGGTATGAGTCATTTCGGAGATCTGGATTCCAGAAATCGAACATGAAAAAG CTATTGGCGAGTATTACTGGAAGTCAGAAGATATCTATGCCAACAACGATTGTGGTATCAGGAATAGCAAAGATGTTTGTTGGTGAGGTTATTGAAACAG CTAGAATAGTTATGACTGAGAGGAAGGATTCTGGACCCATCAGACCTTGCCACATCAGAGAAGCATACCGAAGATTGAAGCTTGAAGGGAAGATCCCAAAGCGATCTGTTCCAAGGCTCTTCCGCTAG